One Salvia miltiorrhiza cultivar Shanhuang (shh) chromosome 6, IMPLAD_Smil_shh, whole genome shotgun sequence genomic window, taaaaaaaaaggggggaaGTAGAGAGGTTGAACTTAGCTTTAAGAAAGGAGGAGAACGAGTCGGACTCCGGGGAAGGGCAGCTCCAACGAGCTGGCCGCTGTCGGCAGAAGCTATCTGTCGTCCCTCGTCAACTCTGGAACAACAACGACGCCGGCGGATCCAAGAGAGACCGCGGCCGCTTAGACTCCAGTtgacgacggcggcggtggctctgagCGAGGCGGGCTGCTGGAGATCAGACCAGCGACCTCGATTCCGGGCAAAGCAGCTGCAACTCCGGGCGGCGGCGTTAcctcagcagcggcgacgtCCGGCGATAGAGCTTCCAGGCGTGTCGGCGGACGGCGGCGGTTGCACCAGATCTTCGCTGGTCTTCCAGAGGCGGCGGCGTCGAACCGTGATGAGATGAGAGAAGAAGGCAGCGATTATTGAGAGGGAGAAGGAGGGGGAGACCATGTCTGATGTTGAGAGAGAAGGCGGGGCGGCAACTCAGCGAGGCGGTCGACACCGGTCTCGCCGGCGCCGGACCCCGCCAGTAACAGgtcgagagagagggagagatcgGTTGAGGGAAAAAAGGGAGGCGTCTGATTTtcattgagagagagagagaaccgagagacTTGGGGGGGAGAAAAATGGGTGttgggcttttatttttgttatttttgttgttgGGCTAAAGATTGGgctttttcattttaatttctttgggcttttgttttattttatcttgGGCTGaagtttaaattaattagaatGGGCCGGGGATTTATTTCCTCAATTGGGCCTAAGGGTATTATTTTGTAGATGGACtgctatatttatttattttggacttCAATGCGGGCCcatattttctattaaattctTAATGAATTTACACTATGTTGGGCTCCTATTAGTAATTGGAgtgttgttaatattttatttagtccGATTAAGATTATTATGAGATTAAgtggatttaattttaaaacaagGTTATGAGATTAGTAAGCGGGTTAGCAAACCCTAAGATGAGTGGATTGATTTAGATTAATAATTTGATCTCATAAGACGAACTTTAATCGTATAATTGGATTATTATTaacggaatatgagtcatgcatagttatttTACGCATTCTCAATAATTGAGGATTTTTACTCGAGctatatcttattttatgttcTCGCAATAAAGGTTAAGGCGAGAGTAAGAGCTAGTCAAGAAGTCATTGAGCTATAGCAAAGTTTGGTAATCAGGTGggtttattttcatatatatcaaatgagtttaatgttatgtttgaacagttatttcattgcaaaatcattgaactgaaaattatttcaactgttgtcttgccataaatgtttcaatgtttggtatgatatctatctgatgtggctttgccagttatcatgcaatcgaattcgggtcctgagcagttgatagctatcctgccagggctagtgtacaccagtgaccgtgagtcatctagcgggttggccggtcaagtgaccgtgagaggtggccacctctccggcacaaagttccagatatgatagattacaagagaacttagtctgcagacgaactttaagaatcacaaatgaacttagtaagcttgggcctttttagcgaaaaactcccttgctgtactgtttatgatggcatgacaatttacagttttgaagtatgtatttttatacttaggcatacgtgcccactgagtacttttgtactcagccctgcatatatttctaaatgtgcaggttgagtagctgccgatggtgatgaagtgacgagcgggactcttttgtcttattatgtattaatgaactctagggatacatgtcttcatacatgtaatcagaaccttattccgctgcgtactcagaagttttatgttattttggctaagtcggagctatccgaacttgttagttatttgagtctatacgatcAAACCTCCGCtattttataaatatcccttttgttaaaaatgatgaaatgcgatccttccttgtttgattatccccctttctaccccgtttCTAATCTTCccccattagtcacggtttccccggcttaattatccttaattagggccggtcgtgacacggagggagtatttttttttcctatcttGTTTGTAGTTTTGATAAGTAAAATGTATGCCTGGTATCTATTTGATGAAAGGTCTCTTCCATTCTCACTTTCTTTCTTCCTTACTTAAATATTTATATGCTAGTTATGATTAGTTAGACCTTGCATATATGAggtaataatttaataaagatCAAATATAAATCGAATAAAGATCCTTATTTTTTATCCTTGCCCACAATTTATCAAGATTATTCTCATGCAAAAAACACTATTTCTCAATTGAGAGCTAGTATTTtgagttgtgaatttaaaaataataataaaaaaaatactaatttacAATCAAGAaaatttttagttgtgaattataatACACACAAAAAAAACACTAATTTATATCTGAGAGtattttaaattgtgaattaTAGCAAAAAACACTAATTCACAACCGAGAATTTTCGGAGTCGTGAATTATAGGTAAAAAACactaattcacaattaaaaaactctcatttgtgaattatagcaaaaaaaaaaaaattactaattcaTAACTGAAAGTATTTTGAGCTGTGAATTATAACAAAAAATCACTAATTCACAACCGAGAATATTTAGAATTGTGATTTGTAgttgaattcacagccaaaatgaATAGATAATATTCTATTTAGTCAAATTATGCTCCGATGGtattaattgaataatatttaatactccctccgtcccatgaagcatgacacacttcttttcggcacgggaattaagaaaatggtattttgtgtgttaagtgtggtaggtgaaaaagtgaaaatgtgaataaagggtaaattttttgctatttttagaagcgtgtcatgcttcgtgggacagactaaaaaggaaactgtgtcatgcttcgtgggacggagggagtaaatgtgattgatcaatatatatatatatatatatatatatatatatatatatatatatatatatagggtgtggttctagagagaactacattatttgtgagaacgggagaaccatcaaatctaatgcatccactgtaaaaattaatgcattcgctgttaaaattaatgcactaaaaaaatttaaaaaaaatgctcccttcaggattcgaacccaggatctgcattcatccaacaagatgatgcatccaccgtagatcttaatgatcgaatggctgaaaatggttctccggtcttcttttatttatggttctttcttgaacctctccatatatatatatatatatatatatacccaaTCGAAATCAAACTTCCCCAAGTACTCTTGCCAACGTGCTTGCTTTGGTGAGAGCTTTTCTGGGTTTTGAAATAAGTGTTGGCAACATTATCCGTCACCACTGTGAACTTGGTACCCAACAGATAATGTTTCCACACCTCCAAACAATGAATCACGGCAGTCATCTCCTTCTCGTGAGTACTATAACGATACTCACAATCTTTCAGTTTCCGGCTTTCATAGGCAAGAGGGTGCTTATTCTGAACTAGCACGCCTCTAATGGCACGGTCCGAGGCATCAACCTGTACTTCAAAAGGCTCATCAAATATGGGCAGCCTTAGAACGGGCTCCGTGGACAACTTGTGCTTCAACTCATCGAACGCACATTGACATGCCTCGGTCCACTTCCACACAACATCCTTCTTGAGCAAGTCCGTTAAGGGGTTGGCAATTTTTGAATACCCCTCAATGAACCGCCTATAATAGTTTGCCAAGCCAAGGAAGGATCTCATCTCAGCAACTTTGGACGGCACGGGCCAATCTAGCACAGCCTGCACCTTCTTTCGATCCATCTTGATCTGCCATTGGCCGATGACATAGCCAAGGAAAGTAATTGAGTTTCTGCAAAACTCACATTTCTCCTTCTTTGCATATAACTTATTCTCAAGCAATTTCAAGAATACTACCCGCATATGCAACAAATGCTCATTCAATGAATCCGAATATATCACAATATCATCAAGATATACCACCACAAATCGATCCAAAAACTCATAAAGCACGTCATTCATGAGATTGCAGAATGTAGCAGGGGCATTAGTAAAACCAAACGGCATCACCAAGAACTCAAATGAGCCATACCTCGTCACACAagtggtcttagcttcatcaCCCGGCGCAATTCTGACTTGCCAATATCCGAACTGTAAGTCGATTTTGGTGTACAAACTTGCCCTCGACAGCTTGTCAAATAGATCAAAGGCATTTGGAATAGGGTACTTATTTTTTATAGTAACCTTATTCAAAGCCCGATAATCTATGCAGAATCGCAATGATCCATCTTGCTTCCTTTGGAATAACACCGGCGACCCGTAGGGGGCCTTAGACGGCTGCACGAGACCTGCAAGCAACAACTCATCAAGCTGCTTCCTTAGCTCCGCTAACTCGGAAGGCGACATGCAGTAGGGGGCTTGTGCAGGAGGTCTCGCACCCGGCTCCAACTCAATCCGATGATCCGTTGCACGCCTTGGCGACAATTCCTTGGGCAATTCCTCAGGCATCACATCTTTGAACTCATCCAACAATTCTGCTACAGCATCAGGGACTTCTTGGGACACGCCGGGTTTGATTTCAACCATCGCAGCAAGATAAGTAGGCACACCCTGCTTCAAACCTTTCTTCAATTGAAGGGCTGAAATCAACCCGTAGGATTTCCTCTCAGCCAAAAACTCACCCTTAACGAACGTTGGACAGCGTTCATCAAGGATCATGATCCCACCCACATGGGCCATCACAGGAACTTTCGCCATCTTCAAGAATTCCATCCCAAGTATGATCTCGAAGTCATCTAAAGGAACCGCCATCAACGAGCACGATCCCTTCCAAGCATCGATCTGAAGATCAACATCTCCCACGCCTAGAACAGGCTTCGCCTCCGTATTCACGgctttgattcggctagcataaGGTTCCAACTTAACACCGAACTTACTTACAAGCCGACCGGACACCAAAGTTATGGGTGGCTCCGCAATCCACCATGGCCAATACCTTCTGACCATTCACAACACATTTAACATACATTAATCCGTAGTCGGACTTAGCATCCCCTTGAATTGTAGATAGCAATTGCAATGGATTCATCCGAGGAGCACCAACATCACTCTCTTTATCGCTTTCCGCCACAAGCGCATTCAACTTGACTTTCTTTGGACAATCCCGCATACAGTGGTCGCCATTGCATATGAAACATCCACGCCTCTTCTCACCACCATTCTGTTGGGACGAGTCCTTAGAACCACCGGCATTGCCATTGTTGGCTTTCTTCTTTTTCCAACCATCTTtgcctttctttttcttctccttcCCTTTGCccgtctctttctttt contains:
- the LOC130990498 gene encoding uncharacterized protein LOC130990498, which produces MVQNREFIALEERVNRLESLLGTPPETSARVAVFERMREAEIVLDTIQASVVDVRKSMQDLPGFVESRIVSCEEDVNNQVEELSMKVERLLDEMHVMKQAMRSTSKVRIPDPKSFEGTRSSKELENFLWDMESYFQAAHVADEEKVSITTMYLSGDAKLWWRSRQSGENHAQNRIEMDALRKLKHSGSVREYVKEFSSLMLDIREMSEEDKLFNFLARLQTWAQTELRRQGVKDLSSAIAAVDSLVDYKTMGSTESGQKKKETGKGKEKKKKGKDGWKKKKANNGNAGGSKDSSQQNGGEKRRGCFICNGDHCMRDCPKKVKLNALVAESDKESDVGAPRMNPLQLLSTIQGDAKSDYGLIRIKAVNTEAKPVLGVGDVDLQIDAWKGSCSLMAVPLDDFEIILGMEFLKMAKVPVMAHVGGIMILDERCPTFVKGEFLAERKSYGLISALQLKKGLKQGVPTYLAAMVEIKPGVSQEVPDAVAELLDEFKDVMPEELPKELSPRRATDHRIELEPGARPPAQAPYCMSPSELAELRKQLDELLLAGLVQPSKAPYGSPVLFQRKQDGSLRFCIDYRALNKVTIKNKYPIPNAFDLFDKLSRASLYTKIDLQFGYWQVRIAPGDEAKTTCVTRYGSFEFLVMPFGFTNAPATFCNLMNDVLYEFLDRFVVVYLDDIVIYSDSLNEHLLHMRVVFLKLLENKLYAKKEKCEFCRNSITFLGYVIGQWQIKMDRKKVQAVLDWPVPSKVAEMRSFLGLANYYRRFIEGYSKIANPLTDLLKKDVVWKWTEACQCAFDELKHKLSTEPVLRLPIFDEPFEVQVDASDRAIRGVLVQNKHPLAYESRKLKDCEYRYSTHEKEMTAVIHCLEVWKHYLLGTKFTVVTDNVANTYFKTQKSSHQSKHVGKSTWGSLISIGSSESNKDNAGPDPVEKSDWRQVGHHKQKEGGTHAPNDKDARVSLPQRDTHSNPFAVLDDLNIADSLVNDPNIVPERHDTQPLPKGPFEDHAHPSESLSPRQPSPSSAVILHQVLPEAQPGSSPDQHEPSDGTLPAVDLALTGQPGTAMMEDSPIPRGRGRPKGTTKKGRVSNSSIKHRLRRIIKNGMEMSKSRADGAVLQGAGAVIVSSPPVEFLNKVQHAQDGGATLQNFVIHSSSDVARAMSAVVSKRWGDMLDDDDSLDEDESLNIFS